One window from the genome of Pyrus communis chromosome 16, drPyrComm1.1, whole genome shotgun sequence encodes:
- the LOC137720567 gene encoding cyclic nucleotide-gated ion channel 1-like: MAMEVQIPRLHHCDLEKNAAEKFPKNIREALKKLHKKKILDLPDLVLQWWNQIVLVFCVIALSTDPLFLYLLKVNNEQNCLTLDKTLATVTALLRFSIDFFYIFHIIFQFRASNVAHSFQTSRQGKSVAETRARARKYLLMYLLVDMLIILPLPQVLIFAVIPKIKHSRAFFVASISKNMFVLQSLLRVFRIGSSLKVARRGSSILAESAWADLFLFMLAGHVIGAFWYIFSIERIVRCWEESCEYHRGAHCYLFCDDTFAANAPVYNSCSANTMNFGIYYDALESIVLDSTPFVKRISYCFWWGVQNLSSLGQSLKPTTIYVWEIYFSLAVSITGLVLLAILAGHLQEYVLSKIARSEEMRLKKPEIELWMYFHSLPRSLKARIWQSMKHKLKKNIRIDVENFLHLLPVELCKDIKWHLCSGPLREVPILRTMDEQLLEAICKHLTPVLYAKNSIIFHEGEPLAEMLFVTRGKLLTYTASAAARVRFLGKGDFYGEELFDWVLINCASLSNFPLSTETVKAQTEVEVFVLRAQQLKTVVSKFWWLFTREQRRHSSLNTSFNVEQWKPRAAYALQAAWRRHKKETSTVRRRS; encoded by the exons ATGGCCATGGAGGTTCAAATTCCGCG GCTACATCACTGTGACTTAGAAAAAAATGCTGCAGAAAAATTCCCAAAGAATATCAGGGAAGCACTGAAAAAATTGCACAAGAAAAAGATTCTTGATTTACCAGACCTAGTCCTGCAGTGGTGGAATCAGATAGTTTTAGTCTTCTGTGTTATCGCTCTCTCAACCGATCCTTTGTTCTTGTACCTCCTTAAGGTTAACAACGAACAGAATTGCCTTACCCTGGACAAAACGTTGGCGACCGTAACTGCGCTTCTGCGTTTCAGCATcgatttcttttatatatttcatatcatttttcaattccGTGCAAGCAATGTTGCTCATTCTTTTCAAACCTCTCGACAAGGCAAATCGGTTGCAGAGACTCGGGCAAGAGCACGGAAATATTTGTTGATGTACCTACTGGTCGACATGCTTATAATTCTTCCACTTCCACAG GTGCTAATTTTTGCTGTCATTCCAAAAATTAAACATTCGAGGGCTTTCTTTGTCGCAAGTATATCGAAAAATATGTTTGTCCTTCAATCTCTGCTAAGGGTATTTCGAATCGGCTCCTCGTTAAAAGTAGCTCGAAGGGGTTCTAGCATCCTTGCCGAATCTGCATGGGCTGATCTCTTTCTTTTTATGCTTGCCGGTCAT GTTATTGGAGCCTTCTGGTATATTTTTTCTATAGAAAGAATAGTAAGGTGCTGGGAAGAATCCTGCGAATATCATCGAGGTGCGCACTGCTATTTATTTTGCGACGACACATTTGCAGCTAACGCACCCGTATACAACTCTTGCTCTGCAAACACAATGAATTTTGGAATATACTATGATGCCCTTGAATCTATAGTTCTGGATTCAACTCCTTTTGTAAAAAGGATTTCTTACTGCTTCTGGTGGGGGGTACAAAATCTAAG CTCCCTCGGCCAAAGCCTCAAACCCACAACTATCTACGTATGGGAGATATACTTTTCACTTGCTGTTTCGATAACAGGCTTGGTGCTACTTGCAATTCTTGCTGGACATCTGCAG GAATATGTGCTGTCAAAAATTGCAAGATCGGAGGAAATGAGATTGAAGAAACCAGAAATAGAATTGTGGATGTATTTCCATTCACTTCCTCGGAGTCTAAAGGCACGGATTTGGCAATCCATGAAACacaaactgaaaaaaaatatacgCATCGACGTGGAGAATTTTCTTCACCTTCTACCCGTGGAACTTTGTAAGGATATAAAATGGCATCTCTGCTCAGGTCCACTCAGAGAAGTGCCAATACTTCGAACCATGGACGAACAACTGTTGGAAGCTATCTGTAAACATCTCACGCCGGTGCTATACGCGAAGAACAGCATCATTTTTCATGAGGGAGAGCCACTTGCTGAGATGCTCTTCGTCACACGCGGTAAGCTATTGACTTACACCGCCTCTGCTGCTGCTAGGGTAAGATTTCTTGGCAAAGGTGACTTCTATGGAGAAGAGCTTTTCGATTGGGTGCTGATCAACTGTGCCAGCTTATCTAACTTCCCCTTGTCAACTGAAACTGTCAAGGCGCAAACGGAAGTTGAAGTGTTTGTTCTAAGGGCGCAGCAGTTGAAGACGGTAGTCTCTAAATTCTGGTGGCTTTTCACCAGAGAGCAACGCCGCCACTCGAGCCTTAATACTAGCTTTAACGTGGAGCAATGGAAACCAAGGGCAGCTTATGCTTTGCAAGCAGCTTGGCGTCGCCATAAAAAAGAAACCTCGACGGTGCGAAGGAGAAGTTAA
- the LOC137721061 gene encoding cyclic nucleotide-gated ion channel 1-like, whose protein sequence is MLFVTRGKILTYTASATARVRFLGKGDFYGDELFDWVLINCASLSNFPLSTDTVKGQTEVEVFVLRSQQLKTVVFKFWWLFTKELRRHSSVNTSFSVEQWKPRAAYAFQAAWRRHKKKTLMVRRRR, encoded by the coding sequence ATGCTCTTCGTCACGCGCGGTAAGATATTGACTTACACCGCCTCTGCTACTGCTAGGGTAAGATTTCTTGGCAAAGGTGACTTCTACGGAGACGAGCTTTTCGATTGGGTGCTGATCAACTGTGCCAGCTTATCTAACTTCCCCTTGTCAACTGATACTGTCAAGGGGCAAACAGAAGTTGAAGTGTTTGTTCTAAGGTCGCAGCAATTGAAGACGGTAGTCTTTAAATTCTGGTGGCTTTTCACCAAAGAGCTACGCCGCCACTCGAGCGTTAATACTAGCTTTAGCGTGGAGCAATGGAAACCAAGGGCAGCTTATGCTTTCCAAGCAGCATGGCGTCGCCATAAAAAGAAAACCTTGATGGTGCGAAGGAGACGTTAA